From one Culex quinquefasciatus strain JHB chromosome 3, VPISU_Cqui_1.0_pri_paternal, whole genome shotgun sequence genomic stretch:
- the LOC6045145 gene encoding MAU2 chromatid cohesion factor homolog, with amino-acid sequence MTSSQDACYISLLGLAEYFRTSSPPNIKKCIQCLQALFTFKPPLKVEARTHLQLGQILMAYTKNTELARNHLEQAWMLSENINNFDDVKFDTASLLAQLYQQQEQSSLAKPVLRKAIELSQHNVYWHCKLLFQLAQTHATDKEYALASELLAVGVESTDESNATYLKSLFLLSRAMIMMIERKSSDVLAILNQAGTIIDNAIQNIHLKEYLKVFFFVLQVCHYLQLGQVKTVKTSLKQLQQSIQTIMAPNWPSDEQIFGQNSTEMFMWLPKEQLYVLVYLVTVSHSMMAGYMDKAQKYTEKALTQIEKLKSQENKPILAVFQIILLEHIIMCRLVMGNKSLAIKEIALAKDVCLSSSHKFLLKKHSPQLHCLLGLYSMSASLFDHAERQFYTCIQETTERDLKLFANLNLAIVYLRMKREPDLRAILDQVQQENSLCSNSQALMGSFYYVQGLNAFHKSSFHEAKRFLRETLKMANAEDLNRLTSCSLVLLSHVFLSIGNSKESMNMVTPAMQLASKIPDIHVQLWGSAILKDLHRMLKEPALEQEAYNNHLNFSQNLIADQLKCTKFQEHTLINWIQGDPPMPMLTTQEPMMGEPSQAAAMRVAAGAPGQQVIFQ; translated from the exons ATGACGTCCTCCCAGGACGCGTGCTACATCTCGCTGCTGGGACTGGCCGAGTACTTCCGGACGTCGTCGCCGCCCAACATCAAAAAGTGCATCCAATGTCTGCAGGCGTTGTTTACGTTCAAGCCACCGCTCAAGGTGGAAGCCCGGACGCATCTGCAGCTGGGGCAGATTCTGATGGCGTATACGAAGAATACCGAGTTGGCGCGGAATCACCTGGAGCAGGCGTGGATGCTGTCGGAGAATATTAACAACTTTGACGATGTCAAGTTTGACACGGCTAGTTTGTTGGCGCAATTGTACCAGCAACAGGAGCAGAGTTCGCTGGCGAAGCCGGTTCTGCGGAAGGCGATCGAGCTGTCCCAGCACAATGTGTACTGGCACTGTAAGCTGCTGTTCCAGTTGGCGCAAACTCACGCGACGGACAAGGAGTACGCGCTGGCGTCGGAGCTGTTGGCGGTAGGGGTGGAATCGACGGACGAGTCGAACGCGACGTATTTGAAGTCGCTGTTTCTGCTGAGTCGTGCCATGATCATGATGATCGAGCGGAAGAGCAGCGACGTGCTGGCGATTTTGAATCAGGCTGGGACTATAATTGATAATGCGATTCAGAACATTCACTTGAAGGAGTACCTTAAGGTGTTCTTCTTCGTGCTGCAGGTGTGTCACTATCTGCAGCTGGGCCAGGTGAAAACGGTCAAGACGAGTCTGAAGCAGCTGCAGCAGAGCATCCAAACGATTATGGCGCCGAACTGGCCCTCGGACGAGCAAATCTTCGGCCAGAACAGTACGGAAATGTTTATGTGGCTGCCGAAGGAGCAGCTGTACGTGCTGGTGTATTTGGTGACGGTGTCGCACTCAATGATGGCCGGATACATGGACAAGGCGCAAAAGTACACGGAGAAGGCGCTGACGCAGATCGAGAAGTTAAAGT CCCAGGAGAACAAACCAATCCTGGCGGTGTTCCAGATCATCCTGCTGGAGCACATCATCATGTGCCGGCTGGTGATGGGCAACAAGTCGCTCGCCATCAAGGAGATCGCCCTGGCCAAGGACGTGTGCCTATCGTCGTCGCACAAGTTCCTGCTCAAGAAACATTCCCCCCAGCTGCACTGTCTCCTAGGTCTGTACTCGATGTCCGCCAGCCTGTTCGATCACGCCGAACGGCAGTTCTACACCTGCATCCAGGAGACGACCGAGCGGGACTTGAAGCTGTTTGCCAACCTGAACTTGGCGATCGTGTATCTGCGGATGAAGCGCGAGCCGGATCTGCGCGCAATTCTCGACCAGGTCCAGCAGGAAAATTCTCTCTGCTCCAACAGTCAAGCCCTGATGGGAAGCTTCTACTACGTGCAAGGGTTGAACGCGTTCCACAAGAGTAGCTTCCACGAGGCAAA ACGCTTCCTCCGCGAGACCCTCAAGATGGCCAACGCGGAAGACCTGAACCGGCTGACGTCCTGCTCGCTCGTGCTGCTCAGCCACGTCTTCCTAAGCATCGGCAACTCGAAGGAAAGCATGAACATGGTGACGCCGGCGATGCAGCTCGCCTCCAAGATCCCCGACATCCACGTGCAGCTGTGGGGCAGTGCCATACTGAAGGACCTTCACCGGATGCTCAAGGAGCCCGCCCTCGAGCAGGAAGCGTACAACAACCATCTGAACTTTTCCCAGAATCTGATCGCCGACCAGCTCAAGTGCACCAAATTCCAGGAGCACACGCTCATCAACTGGATCCAGGGCGATCCGCCGATGCCGATGCTGACGACGCAGGAGCCGATGATGGGCGAACCGTCGCAGGCGGCGGCAATGCGCGTCGCGGCGGGAGCACCTGGCCAGCAGGTCATTTTTCAGTAG
- the LOC6045144 gene encoding 39S ribosomal protein S30, mitochondrial has product MLSQTFRHGLRAVLQRHHGARTLSARSLPQQQDEYTAEPEYPPIQELSFRAKKAREAAQWHEKIRQLSSVEEKLLEINMPKYYGYKAHMISDGKVPYNALPLAQYATRTHFMEGQLPEGYGKLESDAKVLLEAMRGELEDVLEFELGGYSHPELADESLTAQQREELLTSSLLRALNRVLVNGLSGQHSHLAELEQDFDPRHEAFWFVGGMPPPSLVRKIKEGVEWQKPYADDPFDRKFQYVGQPYLALRHKNPLGPVAGDDLATLDYRKDNVEIPVFKYDPISLGYHTEQRYATTIPGFWPGDQHEFGLVSFQRRSHAQIRHTYCAVDDLQEALHAQAIFSSYAWLFGQACYQGFSTFNDLTYPLTTQTITTDGKNWSFYVYQLNTTLVHSDQPEQNSRYNRCWGTQELQLYDHIDEATGKIHGLNDQVLLHLLSFYANAPKPPQSVDLKPYLCKTETRVANIIDEKRRIFMEQNYKYRVSNRPRHRPDPELYLWEKIYKVDNNTRPMEPKRRPFELHQNMYRRRLDEHAPKYIPRQVRPDGPKSKPRFEATYYPSVRR; this is encoded by the coding sequence ATGCTGTCGCAAACCTTCCGCCACGGGTTGCGGGCCGTCCTGCAACGCCACCACGGAGCCCGCACCCTATCCGCGCGATCCCTCCCCCAGCAGCAGGACGAGTACACCGCCGAGCCGGAATATCCCCCCATCCAGGAGCTTTCCTTCCGGGCGAAAAAGGCCCGCGAGGCGGCCCAGTGGCACGAAAAGATCCGCCAGCTCAGTTCCGTCGAGGAGAAGCTGCTCGAGATTAATATGCCCAAGTATTATGGGTACAAGGCGCACATGATCAGCGACGGGAAGGTTCCGTACAATGCGCTGCCGTTGGCGCAGTACGCAACGAGGACGCACTTTATGGAGGGACAGTTGCCGGAAGGGTACGGCAAGCTGGAGTCGGATGCCAAAGTGCTGCTGGAAGCGATGCGGGGGGAGCTGGAGGACGTTCTGGAGTTTGAGTTGGGCGGTTACAGTCACCCGGAACTCGCCGACGAATCGCTGACCGCCCAGCAGCGCGAGGAACTTCTCACTTCGTCGTTACTTCGCGCCCTCAACCGGGTGCTCGTGAACGGCCTGTCCGGCCAGCACTCGCACTTGGCCGAGCTCGAGCAGGACTTCGATCCGCGCCACGAAGCGTTCTGGTTCGTCGGAGGAATGCCACCCCCGTCTTTGGTTCGTAAAATCAAGGAAGGCGTCGAGTGGCAAAAGCCTTACGCCGACGATCCGTTCGACCGCAAATTCCAGTACGTGGGACAGCCGTACCTGGCGCTGCGCCACAAAAACCCGCTCGGACCGGTCGCCGGAGATGATTTGGCAACGTTGGATTACCGCAAAGATAACGTGGAGATTCCAGTGTTCAAGTACGACCCAATCTCGCTCGGATATCACACGGAGCAACGCTACGCCACGACCATTCCCGGCTTCTGGCCCGGTGATCAGCACGAGTTCGGACTGGTCTCGTTCCAGCGGCGAAGTCACGCCCAGATCCGCCACACCTACTGCGCCGTTGACGACCTCCAGGAAGCACTCCACGCGCAGGCCATCTTCTCCAGCTACGCTTGGCTGTTCGGCCAGGCTTGCTACCAAGGATTCTCCACCTTCAACGACCTAACCTACCCCCTCACCACGCAAACAATCACCACCGACGGCAAAAATTGGTCCTTCTACGTCTACCAGCTCAACACGACCCTCGTCCACTCGGACCAACCCGAACAGAACTCGCGCTACAACCGCTGCTGGGGCACGCAAGAACTCCAACTGTACGACCACATCGACGAAGCCACCGGCAAAATCCACGGCCTCAACGATCAGGTTCTCCTCCACCTCCTCTCCTTCTACGCCAACGCCCCCAAACCCCCACAATCCGTCGACCTCAAGCCATACCTGTGCAAAACGGAGACCCGCGTCGCGAACATCATCGACGAGAAGCGCCGCATCTTCATGGAGCAAAACTACAAGTACCGCGTGTCGAACCGCCCCCGTCACCGGCCCGACCCCGAGCTGTACCTGTGGGAAAAAATCTACAaggtagacaacaacacgcggCCGATGGAACCGAAACGGCGCCCCTTCGAGCTGCACCAAAACATGTACCGACGCCGGCTGGACGAGCACGCGCCCAAGTACATTCCGCGCCAGGTGCGACCGGACGGACCGAAGAGCAAGCCCCGCTTCGAGGCGACGTACTATCCGAGCGTGAGGCGATAA